One region of Malania oleifera isolate guangnan ecotype guangnan chromosome 6, ASM2987363v1, whole genome shotgun sequence genomic DNA includes:
- the LOC131157490 gene encoding acidic endochitinase-like — protein sequence MKSQKQKQPLWNEQAPMATFPQSKLFLLSLFILLPAQISSADDVAVYWGQNGNEGNLTAKCATGVYSYVNIGFLNRFGNGQIPQLNLAGHCNPAGGGCKAISNSIRECQRQGIKVMLSIGGGLGNYSIASTADAKNVSDY from the coding sequence ATGAAATCACAGAAGCAGAAACAACCACTCTGGAACGAACAAGCACCAATGGCTACGTTTCCTCAATCCAAACTTTTCCTGCTTTCCCTCTTCATCCTTCTTCCAGCTCAAATCTCTTCTGCAGATGATGTCGCCGTCTACTGGGGTCAAAATGGTAATGAGGGGAACCTGACTGCAAAATGCGCCACCGGTGTATATTCCTATGTGAACATAGGCTTTCTGAACAGATTTGGCAATGGTCAAATCCCACAACTCAACCTTGCAGGCCATTGCAACCCAGCAGGTGGTGGTTGCAAAGCCATTAGCAACAGCATAAGAGAGTGCCAAAGACAAGGCATTAAGGTGATGCTGTCTATAGGAGGTGGCCTTGGAAACTACTCTATAGCTTCAACAGCCGATGCGAAAAATGTTTCTGATTATTAA